In Ignavibacteriales bacterium, the following are encoded in one genomic region:
- a CDS encoding ParA family protein has translation MAKVIAIANQKGGVGKTTTAVNVSSSIALAGKKVLLIDSDPQSNATSGMGVQPNDDGHSTYEVMISDLAIAECIKDTLIRDLKLVSANINLVAAELELIEFPSREFRLKQKIHDFLQTNLGKSFDFIFIDCPPSLGLLTINALTAADAVLIPVQCEYYALEGLSQLLNTVKFVKNSFNPDLNIEGYLLTMFDSRLKLSQQVEGELRKYFGDKVFDTKIFRNVKLGEAPSFGKPIILYDPQSTGSKNHIELSIELLKRNGVDEINGTIKSILENG, from the coding sequence TTGGCAAAAGTAATAGCAATAGCAAATCAAAAAGGCGGAGTAGGAAAGACCACTACTGCCGTTAATGTATCCTCGTCAATTGCTTTAGCCGGGAAAAAAGTCTTGCTGATTGATTCAGACCCGCAGTCTAATGCTACTTCGGGAATGGGTGTTCAGCCAAACGATGACGGACACTCTACCTATGAAGTCATGATCTCGGACCTGGCGATAGCCGAGTGTATAAAAGATACCCTGATCAGGGACCTTAAACTTGTATCTGCAAATATTAACTTGGTTGCAGCAGAATTGGAATTAATTGAATTTCCATCAAGGGAATTCAGGTTAAAGCAAAAAATTCATGACTTCCTCCAGACTAATCTGGGAAAATCATTTGATTTTATTTTTATAGACTGCCCGCCTTCACTTGGCTTACTGACGATCAATGCCTTAACTGCGGCTGACGCAGTCTTAATACCGGTTCAATGTGAATACTATGCGCTTGAAGGCTTATCACAGCTTTTGAATACAGTGAAATTCGTTAAGAACTCTTTCAATCCGGATCTTAATATCGAGGGGTACCTTCTAACAATGTTTGATTCGAGATTAAAGCTATCTCAGCAGGTTGAGGGAGAATTAAGAAAATATTTCGGCGATAAGGTTTTTGATACAAAAATATTCAGAAATGTAAAGCTGGGTGAAGCGCCCAGTTTTGGAAAACCTATAATATTGTATGATCCGCAATCGACCGGTTCGAAAAACCATATTGAACTCTCTATCGAATTGCTGAAGAGGAACGGAGTAGATGAAATAAACGGAACAATTAAAAGTATATTGGAAAATGGCTGA
- a CDS encoding DUF1320 domain-containing protein, with the protein MAYSTQEDILKRIRKRELDKLIESLDGEPDSADILTEAISTADSIIDGYLKSVVKALPLTEVPEAVIDCSANIAIYILHSRIQYHDVPEFWKERYDNCISYLKDVSKGLANIEAVIDEDDQQDSLKAYSNENVFNRNLY; encoded by the coding sequence ATGGCATACTCTACACAAGAAGACATACTAAAACGTATTAGAAAGCGCGAGCTTGACAAACTGATCGAAAGTCTGGACGGCGAACCTGATTCCGCCGACATCCTGACTGAGGCGATCTCGACCGCCGATAGTATAATCGATGGATACCTAAAAAGCGTCGTAAAGGCACTCCCTCTGACGGAGGTTCCCGAGGCAGTCATTGACTGTTCAGCAAACATTGCAATCTACATTCTTCACTCCCGCATTCAGTACCACGACGTGCCGGAGTTCTGGAAGGAAAGATACGATAACTGCATCTCATACCTGAAGGATGTTTCAAAAGGTCTGGCCAATATAGAGGCAGTTATAGATGAGGATGACCAGCAGGATAGCTTAAAAGCCTACTCCAATGAGAATGTTTTTAATAGGAATCTGTACTGA
- a CDS encoding DUF935 family protein, whose amino-acid sequence MELINKLKRSISDSLIKFAADKKPLSTNPAMDSKVVRHGGFRNVFSLYTEEFSGLTAYNIKHYFEAARKGLNFFKAALFEDIKRKDMQIGGVCQSRKLGITGRYKLNRIENFIHCNDKNMKDFVLENLSQINLPGFFSDVVDASVTGVSNFEIIYRANGNSITIDKIQKIPNELIVYDELGDRYLYLSPEERDIFKLRSMTASAYSGFDDRLDINKLSLIELPEEKVLEVHALDGNAGNGLMNGCIDALIWAFFFKSYLIKDLATFLELFAIPAIIGKYDPLMSREDRVKFDTAIRDFGNHFRMVMSKDAEVEFVTDTNKGSSNEIYHRTLEYWDKKIAIRILGQNLSTEVDSGSYAAAQAHSIIRNDFLISDMILCESAMNTLIKKVIDLNFSNAKVYPKFEFPETKSLEDKKMLSDIYSSLSSSGYHLDKEEVSKELGITTTPQSEIISKLRDLTKDRSRNGEMEKFLTDTLEETI is encoded by the coding sequence ATGGAATTAATTAATAAACTTAAGCGATCCATTTCAGATTCCTTAATAAAATTCGCTGCTGATAAAAAACCTTTATCAACGAATCCCGCTATGGATAGCAAAGTTGTACGTCATGGAGGATTTAGAAATGTATTTAGTTTGTACACGGAAGAATTTTCTGGGCTAACAGCATATAATATAAAACATTATTTTGAGGCAGCACGGAAGGGGTTAAATTTTTTTAAGGCTGCACTCTTTGAAGATATTAAAAGAAAGGATATGCAGATCGGCGGTGTCTGCCAATCTAGGAAACTTGGAATAACGGGCAGATATAAACTGAATAGGATCGAAAACTTCATCCATTGCAATGATAAAAATATGAAAGACTTTGTTTTAGAAAATCTTTCCCAGATAAACTTACCTGGATTCTTTTCTGATGTTGTAGATGCAAGTGTAACAGGAGTAAGTAATTTCGAGATAATATATAGGGCAAATGGGAATAGTATAACAATTGATAAAATACAAAAAATTCCAAACGAGCTAATTGTATATGATGAATTGGGTGACAGATATCTCTACCTTTCCCCTGAAGAAAGAGATATATTTAAATTGAGAAGTATGACGGCCTCAGCTTATAGTGGCTTCGATGATCGACTTGATATCAATAAACTATCTCTTATTGAACTACCCGAAGAAAAAGTTCTTGAAGTTCATGCGCTAGATGGAAATGCGGGTAATGGACTAATGAACGGATGTATAGATGCTCTCATATGGGCTTTCTTTTTCAAAAGTTACCTTATAAAAGATCTGGCAACATTCCTGGAGCTTTTCGCTATCCCCGCGATTATTGGGAAGTACGACCCCTTAATGAGCCGGGAGGACAGGGTTAAGTTCGACACAGCAATCCGTGATTTTGGCAATCATTTTAGGATGGTAATGAGTAAAGATGCAGAAGTAGAATTTGTAACTGATACAAATAAAGGAAGTTCCAATGAAATATATCACCGCACTCTTGAATACTGGGATAAAAAAATAGCCATCCGAATCCTGGGACAAAACCTCTCAACTGAAGTTGACTCTGGAAGTTATGCAGCAGCGCAGGCACATAGCATTATTAGAAATGATTTCCTTATCTCTGATATGATTCTATGTGAATCAGCAATGAATACCCTGATAAAAAAGGTAATCGATTTGAACTTTAGCAACGCTAAAGTTTACCCGAAGTTCGAATTTCCTGAAACTAAATCCTTGGAAGACAAAAAGATGCTAAGCGATATATACAGTTCCCTCAGCAGTTCAGGCTATCACCTAGACAAAGAAGAAGTATCTAAAGAACTTGGCATAACAACAACTCCTCAATCTGAGATAATTAGTAAATTAAGAGATCTTACTAAGGATCGCTCGAGAAATGGAGAAATGGAGAAATTCTTGACTGATACCCTTGAAGAAACTATTTAA
- the rpsT gene encoding 30S ribosomal protein S20 translates to MPLRHKSAQKRARQTTKRTERNKAYKALIKRSIKNILEEKDKSSAEEKFKKSTTVFDRAATKGIIHKNKAARLKSRLSKHIKGL, encoded by the coding sequence ATGCCATTAAGACATAAATCTGCTCAGAAGAGGGCGAGACAGACAACAAAAAGAACGGAAAGGAATAAAGCTTATAAAGCATTGATAAAGCGTTCAATAAAGAATATTCTTGAAGAGAAGGATAAATCTTCTGCAGAAGAGAAATTTAAAAAGTCTACAACTGTATTTGACAGGGCTGCAACAAAAGGAATTATCCATAAGAATAAAGCGGCGCGTCTCAAATCAAGACTGTCAAAACATATTAAAGGTTTGTAA
- a CDS encoding GPO family capsid scaffolding protein produces MELEQIAQSYDPTVYEAPIWIGHPSSSSSEEPKAYGWVEALMVIGDKLYASFSHLDDDLIKMVNSKKYRRCSIELGKLNYEPFKDCLYLVAVALTNRPAVAGLPALEFAERDRNYNPELVAGKILYSMSRKEIKSGNNLNKNNKMEKILEFALGVGVELDQGITEEKLAKKLHSVYTQLQNEVKIYKTKATDILLKSAIAQAKIVPAQEGEIREFAEENLDACMKFIDKLPPKALFTRSIESTGFAGHDNQKFTKSDGSPLTYNDVLNNPGKYSKILTEEELIKLREESNDFGNF; encoded by the coding sequence ATGGAACTGGAGCAAATCGCTCAAAGTTATGATCCTACAGTTTATGAAGCGCCTATATGGATAGGCCATCCTAGTTCATCTTCTTCGGAAGAACCAAAAGCCTACGGTTGGGTCGAAGCTCTAATGGTGATTGGAGATAAGTTGTACGCATCTTTTTCACACTTAGATGATGACCTAATTAAAATGGTTAATTCAAAAAAGTACAGACGGTGTTCGATTGAGCTTGGTAAGCTTAATTATGAACCATTTAAAGATTGTCTCTATCTGGTTGCTGTTGCATTGACAAACCGTCCTGCTGTAGCAGGGCTTCCTGCACTTGAGTTTGCCGAGAGGGATAGAAATTATAATCCGGAATTGGTAGCTGGGAAAATACTTTATTCAATGTCCCGAAAAGAAATAAAATCAGGTAACAATTTAAATAAAAACAATAAAATGGAAAAAATCTTGGAATTTGCATTGGGGGTCGGAGTTGAGCTAGATCAAGGAATAACAGAAGAAAAGCTTGCCAAAAAACTCCATTCTGTTTATACACAATTGCAAAATGAAGTAAAAATCTACAAAACTAAGGCAACAGATATATTGCTTAAATCGGCGATTGCCCAAGCGAAAATAGTCCCTGCCCAGGAGGGAGAGATTAGGGAATTTGCAGAAGAAAATCTAGATGCATGTATGAAATTTATTGACAAGCTTCCTCCGAAAGCTCTTTTTACAAGAAGCATAGAGTCAACGGGATTTGCCGGACACGATAATCAAAAATTTACTAAGTCCGACGGTAGTCCTTTGACATATAATGATGTACTAAACAATCCGGGGAAGTATTCAAAGATTCTTACAGAAGAAGAGTTGATAAAACTAAGGGAAGAATCCAATGATTTTGGCAATTTTTAA
- the ruvB gene encoding Holliday junction branch migration DNA helicase RuvB, producing the protein MSRNGTISTAEKLPDDDMDFVTRVRPREFNEFVGQEKVKENLKIFIESSKKLNESLDHVLFTGPPGLGKTTLAHIIANELDTDIISTSGPVIERPGDLAGMLTKLKEKEILFIDEIHRIPKVVEEFLYSAMEEYRLDIVVDQGPAARSIPLKLERFTLIGATTRQGLLSSPMLDRFGITAHLDYYNNENLSSIVKRSAEILGIEITEEGCHEIARRSRATPRIANRLLRRTRDFAIVKGNGKVDKEIAEYALESLGVDEYGLDKIDKKILETIIVKHDGGPVGLNTIAASIGEDAGTVEDVYEPFLIIEGFIKRTPKGREATPHAYKHLGIQKPQTSRKGPQGTTLFDNNKD; encoded by the coding sequence ATGTCAAGAAACGGAACAATAAGCACTGCTGAGAAACTTCCTGATGATGATATGGATTTCGTTACCAGGGTTAGACCTCGAGAATTCAACGAATTTGTTGGACAGGAAAAGGTTAAAGAAAATCTAAAGATATTTATTGAAAGCTCCAAAAAACTTAATGAATCGCTCGACCATGTACTTTTTACCGGTCCTCCCGGTTTAGGGAAAACAACTCTCGCACATATCATTGCAAATGAACTTGATACGGATATTATAAGTACTTCCGGTCCCGTAATAGAGCGTCCGGGGGATCTTGCCGGTATGCTGACCAAATTAAAGGAAAAGGAAATACTCTTTATAGATGAGATACACAGGATCCCGAAAGTTGTGGAAGAGTTTCTATATTCTGCAATGGAAGAGTACCGGCTGGACATAGTGGTGGACCAGGGACCGGCTGCTAGGAGCATCCCACTAAAGCTGGAAAGATTTACCTTGATTGGCGCAACTACTCGACAGGGGTTATTATCCTCACCTATGCTGGACAGATTCGGGATAACAGCGCACCTCGACTACTATAATAACGAAAATCTGAGCAGCATTGTAAAACGATCTGCAGAAATACTCGGGATCGAAATAACAGAAGAGGGGTGTCATGAGATTGCAAGAAGAAGTAGGGCAACACCCCGTATTGCTAACCGTTTACTGCGAAGAACCAGGGATTTTGCGATAGTCAAAGGCAACGGAAAGGTGGATAAAGAGATAGCAGAGTATGCTCTCGAATCATTGGGAGTAGATGAGTACGGATTGGATAAGATAGATAAAAAAATCCTCGAAACTATAATAGTAAAGCACGATGGCGGTCCCGTAGGGCTCAATACGATCGCGGCTTCGATTGGTGAAGATGCCGGGACCGTAGAAGATGTTTACGAACCATTTCTGATTATAGAGGGCTTTATAAAAAGAACACCAAAGGGCAGGGAGGCTACGCCGCATGCTTACAAGCATCTTGGAATACAAAAACCTCAAACAAGCAGAAAAGGACCACAGGGGACTACTTTATTTGACAATAATAAAGATTAA
- a CDS encoding cysteine--tRNA ligase — protein sequence MEDIYLFNTLSRTKEKFVPIEPGKVKLYTCGPTVYDYQHIGNLRTFFFEDILKRVLLFNGFEVFHVMNITDVGHLVSDDDEGEDKMEKGAAREGKTVWEIADYYTGVFKNDINRLNIIPPKEYSKATDYIQEQVDMIECLEKKGFTYITSDGVYYDTSQFPTYANLAKLDIEGLQEGKRIEFSKEKKNITDFALWKFSPKDSTRQMEWESPWGKGFPGWHIECSAMSKKLLGSHLDIHCGGVDHIPIHHTNEIAQSEVCNGEKYVNYWLHGEFLLEDSGKMSKSKGEFLTLQTLVDKGYSPMHYRYYLLNTHYRKRLNFSFEGLDTAKNGYESLSGKILQLKKDSGDGDISSPDKSYVEKFTKVINDDLNVTEGLAVLWELIRDKDIPASVKLGTGYELDKVLGLELSELPSASAGNIPDDLKNLAEERLLAKKNKDFTLADKLRDEIKTMGYEVMDTKDGYEIKNIKSPPGKAGF from the coding sequence ATGGAAGATATTTATCTCTTTAATACGCTTTCCCGTACTAAGGAAAAGTTTGTCCCGATCGAACCCGGTAAAGTTAAGCTTTACACTTGCGGTCCGACTGTCTATGATTATCAGCATATAGGAAACCTCCGTACGTTCTTCTTTGAGGACATTTTAAAAAGGGTTTTGCTTTTCAATGGGTTTGAAGTTTTTCATGTAATGAACATTACCGATGTGGGGCATCTTGTTTCGGATGATGATGAAGGTGAGGATAAAATGGAGAAAGGAGCTGCCCGGGAAGGAAAAACTGTCTGGGAGATTGCAGATTATTACACCGGGGTTTTTAAAAATGATATTAACAGGCTGAATATCATTCCTCCGAAAGAATATTCTAAGGCAACGGATTATATACAGGAACAGGTCGATATGATAGAATGTCTGGAGAAAAAGGGGTTTACTTATATTACAAGTGATGGAGTTTATTACGATACTTCTCAATTTCCGACATATGCCAACCTCGCTAAGCTTGATATCGAGGGATTGCAGGAAGGAAAACGGATAGAATTTTCCAAAGAAAAAAAGAATATAACCGATTTTGCTTTATGGAAATTCTCTCCAAAAGACTCAACGCGTCAGATGGAATGGGAATCTCCGTGGGGTAAAGGATTTCCCGGCTGGCATATTGAATGTTCAGCAATGAGCAAAAAGCTCCTTGGTTCGCATTTGGATATCCATTGCGGAGGGGTAGACCATATCCCGATTCACCACACTAACGAGATCGCACAGTCGGAAGTATGTAATGGAGAGAAATATGTTAACTACTGGCTGCACGGTGAGTTTCTCCTGGAAGACTCGGGGAAAATGTCCAAATCAAAGGGTGAATTCCTTACTTTACAAACCCTGGTTGATAAAGGATATTCGCCTATGCATTATAGGTATTACTTGCTAAATACGCATTATAGGAAAAGGCTGAATTTTTCGTTCGAAGGACTGGATACTGCAAAGAATGGTTATGAAAGCCTGTCCGGAAAGATACTGCAATTGAAAAAAGATTCAGGTGACGGAGATATTTCCTCTCCGGATAAAAGTTATGTCGAAAAATTTACTAAAGTGATCAATGATGATCTAAATGTAACGGAAGGGCTGGCAGTTTTATGGGAATTGATCCGTGATAAGGACATACCGGCAAGCGTTAAGCTTGGCACGGGATATGAACTTGATAAGGTTTTAGGACTGGAATTATCAGAATTACCCTCTGCATCCGCTGGCAATATACCCGATGATCTGAAAAATCTTGCCGAAGAGCGTCTACTGGCTAAAAAAAATAAAGACTTTACCCTGGCTGACAAACTGCGCGATGAGATTAAAACGATGGGATATGAAGTAATGGATACAAAGGATGGTTACGAGATTAAAAATATAAAAAGCCCGCCGGGAAAAGCGGGCTTTTAG
- a CDS encoding deaminase gives MGIVKIKKERTSLYSPLAPNPIGPYSQAVSYGDLIFTSGQIGLDMDGNIVSNDVEIQTRIALENLLHILEDNNSSMDFVIKTTVYLKDMNDFTKMNEVYNAFFGESKPARSTVEVSRLPKDVKVEIDAVAYIVKKKRH, from the coding sequence ATGGGAATAGTAAAAATAAAAAAGGAAAGAACTTCACTCTACTCACCTCTGGCTCCGAATCCCATCGGACCTTATTCTCAGGCGGTATCTTACGGCGACTTAATCTTCACGTCCGGACAGATTGGCCTCGATATGGACGGAAACATTGTAAGCAATGATGTGGAAATTCAAACACGTATAGCCCTTGAAAACCTTCTGCATATTCTCGAAGATAATAACTCCTCGATGGACTTTGTTATCAAAACCACGGTATATTTGAAGGATATGAATGATTTTACGAAAATGAACGAGGTATATAACGCTTTTTTCGGTGAATCCAAACCCGCCCGCTCGACAGTAGAAGTCTCGCGTCTTCCAAAAGATGTTAAAGTTGAAATTGATGCTGTAGCATATATAGTCAAGAAAAAACGACACTAA
- a CDS encoding NUDIX hydrolase: MKKNKPFWKILSTKKGFAGDWIDMDIDRVELPDGKVIEFEAVHYHNNGVGIAAENSEGKVILVKSYRYINDFTGWEIPAGTIDKGIHHSDVIIKELKEEAGCEVSKEDLTYLGYHYASIGSSSQKFHCYHAKNVKQVTTELDENEILDAKWFTKDEIRKMIMDNEIKDGFSLSVLQRILLQ, from the coding sequence TTGAAAAAAAATAAACCTTTCTGGAAAATACTCTCGACTAAAAAAGGGTTCGCTGGTGACTGGATAGATATGGACATTGACCGCGTTGAGCTTCCCGATGGGAAGGTAATCGAATTCGAAGCGGTTCATTATCATAATAACGGCGTGGGCATTGCCGCGGAAAATTCAGAAGGAAAGGTGATCCTTGTTAAAAGCTATCGGTATATAAATGATTTCACCGGTTGGGAGATACCAGCAGGCACTATCGATAAAGGCATACATCATTCCGATGTGATAATTAAAGAACTGAAAGAGGAAGCAGGGTGCGAGGTAAGCAAGGAGGATCTAACTTACCTAGGCTACCATTACGCATCTATCGGTTCCAGCTCACAAAAATTTCACTGCTACCACGCAAAGAACGTTAAACAGGTCACAACTGAGCTGGATGAAAATGAGATCCTCGATGCAAAATGGTTCACAAAGGATGAGATAAGGAAAATGATAATGGATAACGAGATAAAAGATGGATTCAGTCTTTCAGTACTCCAGAGGATATTGCTTCAGTAG
- a CDS encoding metal-dependent hydrolase produces the protein MKAIFHGHSFIELKLRGEDKEYTVLMDPFVTGNTYCDVAPEDLKCDFIILTHAHGDHYGNTEEIAKNNNATVISNFEIANYVGEKGINVHPMHIGGSRTFPFGKVKFTIAHHSSSFPDGTYGGNPAGVLVFNNGKTLYHAGDTSLFYDMKLLGDMHKMDLAFLPIGDNFTMGIDDAVKAAEFTGAGKVVPIHYNTFDVIKVDPQEFKKKVESIGKKCDIINPGDEIKI, from the coding sequence ATGAAAGCTATATTCCACGGACATTCTTTTATTGAATTAAAACTTCGGGGAGAAGATAAGGAATATACAGTACTTATGGATCCATTTGTAACAGGTAATACATACTGTGATGTAGCCCCGGAGGATCTGAAATGTGACTTTATTATTCTCACACATGCGCATGGTGATCATTACGGTAATACCGAAGAAATTGCTAAAAATAACAATGCAACTGTGATTTCCAACTTTGAAATTGCAAATTATGTTGGAGAAAAGGGTATTAATGTTCATCCGATGCATATTGGTGGTTCACGAACTTTTCCATTCGGGAAAGTTAAGTTCACAATCGCGCATCATTCTTCCTCTTTTCCGGATGGCACATATGGGGGAAATCCTGCAGGTGTATTGGTTTTTAATAATGGTAAAACACTTTATCACGCAGGGGATACGTCTTTGTTTTATGATATGAAATTGCTGGGTGATATGCATAAGATGGATCTTGCATTCCTCCCAATTGGTGATAATTTTACGATGGGAATCGATGATGCCGTAAAGGCAGCCGAATTTACAGGAGCAGGTAAAGTTGTCCCAATCCATTACAATACTTTTGATGTAATAAAAGTTGATCCGCAGGAGTTTAAAAAGAAAGTTGAATCGATCGGGAAAAAATGTGATATTATAAATCCCGGTGATGAAATCAAAATATAA
- a CDS encoding ParB/RepB/Spo0J family partition protein, which yields MADKNERLGKGLSALFGEKGVDVPPIGSKGSPLTELEISKINVNPYQPRKEFNSVKLKELSDSIKEKGVLQPITVKNSSKEGTFDLISGERRLRATQMAGLKTIPTFIYTREYKDERSEMLELALIENIQREDLNPMELSNSFLRLVDEIGLTQEEVAKKVSKDRSTVANFLRLQRLPDEIKDSLRKNDITEAHARMILRLEDRKEQLGLWNRIVSEKLSVRKLEDITRSSAKPKKKKSSAGQKWDPYLEKLEDRMRNFFGTRVKIVSKTNSSGHIIIEFYSNDDLDRIIEKCE from the coding sequence ATGGCTGATAAAAACGAACGCCTTGGGAAAGGGTTATCCGCACTTTTTGGTGAAAAAGGTGTTGATGTCCCGCCTATTGGTTCAAAAGGTTCTCCACTTACCGAACTGGAAATAAGCAAAATAAATGTAAATCCTTACCAGCCGCGCAAGGAGTTTAATTCTGTAAAACTCAAAGAGCTTTCGGATTCTATTAAAGAAAAAGGCGTATTACAGCCAATCACGGTAAAAAACTCGAGTAAAGAAGGGACTTTTGACCTGATCTCTGGTGAAAGACGTCTGCGTGCTACACAGATGGCAGGCTTGAAAACTATCCCGACATTTATTTATACCAGGGAATATAAGGACGAAAGATCAGAAATGCTGGAGCTTGCGTTAATAGAGAATATTCAGCGGGAGGATCTAAATCCAATGGAATTATCTAATTCTTTCTTGCGCCTTGTCGATGAAATAGGCCTCACACAGGAAGAAGTCGCAAAAAAGGTTTCCAAAGATCGAAGTACTGTTGCAAATTTTCTTAGGTTACAGAGGCTTCCTGATGAAATAAAAGATTCTCTTAGAAAAAATGATATTACGGAAGCTCATGCAAGAATGATCCTTCGGCTGGAAGATCGGAAGGAACAGCTCGGTCTGTGGAATAGGATCGTTTCCGAAAAACTATCCGTAAGAAAACTTGAGGATATTACAAGGTCTTCGGCAAAGCCCAAAAAGAAAAAATCATCTGCCGGCCAGAAGTGGGATCCGTACCTGGAAAAGCTTGAGGATAGAATGAGGAATTTCTTCGGAACAAGGGTTAAGATCGTTTCAAAAACAAACTCGTCAGGGCACATCATCATTGAGTTTTATTCTAACGATGACCTTGATAGAATAATTGAAAAATGTGAATAA